One Clostridium estertheticum DNA segment encodes these proteins:
- a CDS encoding alpha-amylase family glycosyl hydrolase, which translates to MNNNENKNKYMEIMEIDPYLRPFEKDIQLRGSNYTSCKKKLLANNQSLQSFANGDLFYGFHRLSDGWIYREWAPKADALYLIGDFNYWDANAHPLQKKENGNWEIFLPGLQALRHKSYVKVRVVAKNVSRDRIPLYIKRTVQDPVTHDFVGQIWQPDYDFNWQDSEFHVDNNKPLFIYESHVGMAQEKEGMGTFSEFTEITLPRIKAAGYNTVQLMAVMQHPYYASFGYQVSNFFAVSSWFGTPEELKILINTAHLMGIAVLLDLVHSHSSKNIAEGINEFDGTDYQFFNTGTSGNHSAWGTKLFNYGKPEVLHFLLSNIKFWLEEYHFDGYRFDGVSSMLYHHHGLGVAFTDYSKYFSMDTDIEAITYLQFANDLIRQVKPSAVTIAEDMSGMPGMCLPVDVGGLGFDYRLSMGVPDLWVKILKETPDEKWSMSKLWHELTSRRPHEKNIGYSESHDQALVGDKTLMFRLGDKEMYTHMSKNDDNLIISKAIELLKLIRFITITLGGEGYLNFMGNEFGHPEWIDFPREGNHWSYHYARRQWSLMEDKELKYEYLLNFDKGMLSLVKTYNVLSACDLQNLWTDEQKKLLAFRKGELIFLFNFNHCESFSEYELPTHEMGEYKIVFNSDEQIFGGQGRISSNYIYHAETLKHKENKTGVIIYSPSRTVLVLKKVR; encoded by the coding sequence ATGAATAATAATGAAAATAAAAATAAATACATGGAAATAATGGAGATTGATCCATATCTCAGACCTTTTGAAAAGGATATTCAACTTAGAGGGTCAAATTATACATCGTGCAAAAAAAAATTGCTGGCTAATAATCAAAGTTTGCAGTCTTTTGCTAATGGAGACTTATTTTACGGGTTTCATCGTCTATCGGATGGTTGGATTTATAGAGAATGGGCTCCTAAGGCAGATGCTCTTTATTTAATTGGTGATTTTAATTATTGGGATGCAAACGCACATCCATTACAAAAAAAAGAAAATGGTAATTGGGAGATATTTTTGCCGGGATTGCAAGCGCTGAGACATAAGTCTTATGTTAAGGTAAGAGTAGTAGCTAAAAATGTATCAAGAGATAGAATTCCACTTTATATTAAGCGAACTGTTCAAGACCCTGTTACTCATGATTTTGTAGGACAGATTTGGCAACCGGATTACGATTTTAATTGGCAGGATAGTGAGTTTCATGTTGATAATAATAAACCACTGTTTATATATGAGTCTCATGTAGGTATGGCGCAGGAAAAAGAAGGTATGGGAACTTTTAGTGAATTTACGGAAATTACACTTCCAAGGATAAAAGCTGCTGGCTATAATACAGTGCAGCTTATGGCTGTAATGCAACATCCTTATTATGCTTCCTTTGGTTATCAAGTATCTAATTTTTTTGCAGTTTCTTCCTGGTTCGGAACCCCTGAAGAGCTTAAAATATTAATTAATACTGCCCACCTTATGGGAATTGCTGTATTACTTGATTTAGTGCATTCTCATTCAAGTAAGAATATAGCAGAGGGTATTAATGAGTTTGATGGGACTGATTATCAATTTTTTAATACTGGAACCTCCGGGAATCATTCCGCTTGGGGTACAAAACTTTTTAATTATGGAAAGCCAGAGGTTCTTCATTTTCTTTTGTCTAACATTAAGTTTTGGCTGGAGGAATATCATTTTGATGGTTATAGATTTGATGGTGTTTCCTCCATGTTATATCACCACCACGGACTTGGAGTAGCCTTTACAGATTATAGTAAATACTTTAGTATGGATACAGATATAGAAGCAATAACTTACCTTCAATTTGCAAATGATTTAATTAGACAAGTGAAACCGAGTGCGGTAACTATTGCTGAGGATATGAGTGGAATGCCTGGAATGTGTTTGCCAGTAGACGTTGGTGGGTTGGGCTTTGACTATCGGTTGTCTATGGGAGTGCCTGATCTTTGGGTGAAAATACTTAAAGAGACACCGGATGAAAAATGGAGTATGAGTAAGCTTTGGCATGAATTGACTAGTAGACGACCTCACGAGAAGAATATAGGTTATTCTGAATCACATGATCAGGCACTTGTAGGTGACAAGACCTTAATGTTCCGTTTAGGAGACAAGGAAATGTATACTCATATGTCAAAAAATGATGACAATTTAATAATAAGTAAAGCTATAGAATTGCTTAAATTAATTAGATTCATCACTATAACTTTAGGTGGTGAAGGCTATTTGAATTTCATGGGTAATGAATTTGGTCACCCGGAATGGATCGACTTCCCAAGAGAAGGTAACCATTGGAGTTATCATTATGCAAGAAGACAATGGAGTCTAATGGAGGACAAAGAGCTTAAGTATGAATATTTATTAAATTTTGATAAAGGTATGTTGAGTTTAGTAAAAACCTATAATGTTTTAAGCGCTTGTGATCTGCAAAACCTTTGGACTGATGAGCAGAAGAAACTGCTTGCTTTCAGAAAAGGTGAGCTGATATTTTTATTTAATTTTAATCATTGCGAATCTTTCTCTGAGTATGAACTTCCTACTCATGAAATGGGTGAATATAAAATTGTATTTAATAGCGATGAGCAAATATTTGGTGGGCAGGGTAGAATTTCAAGTAATTATATTTACCATGCAGAAACATTGAAGCATAAGGAAAATAAAACTGGAGTTATAATATACTCACCTAGTAGAACAGTACTAGTATTAAAGAAAGTGAGGTAA
- a CDS encoding ABC transporter ATP-binding protein, with product MAKLTIKPIYGANKIINYWKKDKFVVGCIVIFGLTFNISSIVAPIYQGKLIDSITYGNSLSSVVMLAFTFVFLIAMIQLMRYFKRFYIRRFANSTSATMRLMIYNNIMHKDTHELDKENMGNLMTRAISDVDLCVEGMRKFTTEIFDTGVLMASYFISMLFYDIKITILSSIFIPVAMVLAEKLKSVIYKYTIAFRAKSSCVANITYDTVENAMLYRANGMEDQNLTRYNIELRDLQNKAIKANILENSLQPIYNVIAMFGIIIVIYFGASKVINGGWTVGNFSTYLIMFAAMANKASKAAKLFNSIQKSQISWKRIKPYLTEYQSKATTCCIDNDNTILSVNNLSFCYSKDNENIIQKICFEGMQGEIIGITGSIASGKSTLALSLLGMYPYLGSIKIDGKELKSYSEYERGQMISYQGHNPQLLSDSIYNNITLGNHQDISSVLVDVRFDTDLASMPKGANTLVGNSGTQLSGGQQARISLARTLLRKSKIIILDDPFSAVDMKTEEEIIDKLKSNYKDSLIILISHRLTIFKTVDHIVFLNNDKTTDYGTHNELMKSSEVYSAIFNLQCAGGDNYEE from the coding sequence ATGGCAAAGCTAACGATTAAACCCATATATGGGGCAAACAAAATTATTAACTATTGGAAAAAAGACAAGTTTGTTGTGGGATGTATTGTGATATTTGGCTTAACCTTTAACATTTCGTCTATTGTAGCTCCTATTTATCAAGGTAAGTTGATTGATTCCATTACTTACGGTAATAGCTTATCCTCTGTTGTAATGCTAGCCTTTACTTTTGTTTTTCTTATAGCTATGATTCAATTAATGCGCTATTTTAAACGTTTCTACATAAGAAGATTTGCCAATAGTACTAGCGCTACCATGAGGCTTATGATATACAATAACATAATGCACAAAGACACCCATGAGTTAGATAAGGAAAATATGGGTAATTTAATGACTAGAGCTATCTCTGATGTTGATCTCTGCGTTGAGGGTATGCGAAAATTCACTACAGAGATATTTGATACAGGCGTTCTAATGGCCTCTTATTTCATATCAATGCTTTTTTATGATATAAAAATAACTATCCTATCCAGTATTTTTATTCCTGTTGCTATGGTGCTGGCTGAAAAATTAAAAAGCGTTATATACAAGTACACTATTGCCTTTCGTGCCAAAAGTAGCTGCGTAGCCAATATTACCTATGACACAGTGGAGAATGCTATGCTCTATAGGGCAAATGGCATGGAGGATCAGAATCTAACCAGGTATAATATTGAACTTAGGGATTTGCAAAACAAAGCAATTAAAGCCAATATCTTAGAAAATTCATTACAGCCAATTTATAATGTAATTGCCATGTTTGGAATAATCATTGTAATTTACTTTGGAGCTTCGAAGGTTATTAATGGTGGCTGGACTGTAGGTAACTTTTCTACCTATCTCATCATGTTTGCCGCTATGGCAAATAAGGCAAGTAAAGCAGCTAAACTATTTAATTCAATTCAAAAATCACAGATATCATGGAAACGCATAAAACCTTATCTTACTGAATACCAAAGCAAAGCTACCACTTGTTGCATTGATAATGATAATACAATACTTTCAGTAAATAACCTTAGCTTTTGCTATTCTAAAGATAATGAGAACATAATTCAGAAAATTTGTTTCGAAGGTATGCAAGGCGAAATTATAGGCATTACTGGTTCTATTGCCTCCGGAAAATCCACACTTGCACTATCACTACTTGGAATGTATCCATATTTGGGAAGTATAAAAATTGATGGTAAGGAGCTTAAGAGCTACTCTGAATATGAGAGAGGTCAAATGATTTCATACCAAGGTCATAATCCTCAATTACTTTCCGATAGCATTTATAACAATATTACTCTTGGCAATCACCAGGATATTAGTTCTGTTTTAGTGGATGTTCGCTTTGATACTGATTTGGCATCAATGCCAAAGGGTGCAAACACATTGGTTGGCAACAGTGGAACCCAGTTAAGTGGCGGTCAACAGGCAAGAATATCCCTGGCAAGAACGCTTTTAAGGAAAAGCAAAATCATAATTTTAGATGACCCCTTTTCTGCAGTTGATATGAAGACAGAAGAAGAAATTATTGATAAGCTTAAAAGTAATTATAAAGACAGTCTAATTATATTAATCTCGCACCGCTTAACTATTTTTAAGACGGTGGACCATATTGTGTTTTTGAACAATGATAAAACAACAGATTATGGCACACATAATGAACTTATGAAAAGTTCAGAGGTTTATAGCGCAATATTTAATTTACAATGTGCTGGGGGTGATAATTATGAGGAATAG
- a CDS encoding phosphatase — MKFVADLHTHTIVSGHAYSTLMENAKYASEIGLEILGVTDHGPNMPGSPDLWYFGNFKVLPKELYGVKMLYGCEANIIDYEGNLDLPVDMQKNLDIMIVSMHEPLMEGGKSADLNTATILKAMDNPNVNILGHLGNPKFPIHEEEIVKKAKEKNILIELNNSSFITSRLGSDVNCIKIVRLCKEFGQRIIVNSDAHFCFSIGNFTVAEKTLKGIDMPEELIINTNKKMLIEFLREKGKNI; from the coding sequence ATGAAGTTTGTTGCGGATTTACATACCCATACTATAGTTAGTGGCCATGCATACAGTACACTAATGGAAAATGCAAAATATGCCAGTGAGATAGGTCTCGAGATATTAGGAGTTACAGATCATGGTCCTAATATGCCTGGTTCTCCTGATCTTTGGTATTTTGGAAACTTTAAAGTGCTACCAAAAGAATTATACGGTGTTAAAATGCTTTACGGATGTGAAGCTAATATAATTGATTATGAAGGTAATCTTGATCTACCAGTAGATATGCAAAAGAATCTTGACATAATGATAGTAAGCATGCATGAACCACTTATGGAAGGTGGAAAGAGCGCGGATTTAAATACAGCCACTATTTTAAAAGCTATGGATAATCCAAATGTAAATATCTTAGGACATTTGGGAAATCCAAAATTCCCTATACACGAGGAAGAAATAGTAAAAAAAGCAAAAGAAAAAAATATACTGATAGAATTAAATAATAGTTCTTTTATAACTTCAAGATTAGGCAGTGACGTGAATTGCATTAAAATAGTAAGACTTTGTAAAGAATTCGGACAAAGAATTATTGTAAATAGTGATGCTCATTTCTGTTTTTCTATAGGAAATTTTACAGTTGCTGAAAAAACACTTAAAGGTATAGATATGCCTGAAGAACTTATTATTAATACAAATAAAAAAATGTTAATAGAATTTCTTCGCGAAAAAGGTAAAAATATATAA
- a CDS encoding tetratricopeptide repeat protein: MKAKWFKFKVLISIIIAILAIIISIRNINLKNSIVAPSNNKAEVTVSKSEEIKNDKIQDAEIKKQQVIKQKQEALEKKWKIGYDEFFKKKYVQAIETERKVLKEDSNFYKAYAVEGIALAYSGNFKSGLEQIDQALKLKPDYGYARFNKALANELYGHYDEAIKWYKSALEVEKFEWSYYGIASIYGRKGDIENSIKYLKLAIDINPTIKNTAKDEEDFDNVQDSIEFKELIK; the protein is encoded by the coding sequence ATGAAAGCAAAATGGTTTAAATTCAAGGTGCTAATTTCTATTATTATAGCAATCCTAGCGATTATTATTTCAATTAGAAACATTAATTTAAAAAATAGTATTGTAGCCCCTTCAAACAATAAAGCTGAAGTAACCGTTAGTAAAAGTGAAGAAATAAAAAATGATAAAATACAAGACGCTGAAATTAAAAAACAGCAAGTGATAAAACAAAAGCAAGAAGCCTTAGAAAAGAAATGGAAAATAGGTTACGACGAGTTTTTCAAAAAAAAATATGTGCAAGCTATCGAAACAGAGAGAAAGGTACTTAAAGAAGATTCTAACTTTTATAAAGCATATGCCGTGGAAGGAATTGCTCTAGCTTACAGTGGAAATTTCAAAAGTGGTTTAGAGCAAATTGATCAAGCTTTAAAACTGAAACCTGATTATGGTTATGCAAGATTTAATAAAGCACTAGCTAATGAATTATACGGACATTATGATGAAGCTATCAAATGGTATAAAAGTGCTTTAGAAGTAGAAAAATTCGAATGGAGTTATTATGGTATAGCTAGTATCTATGGAAGAAAAGGTGATATTGAAAACTCTATAAAATATTTAAAACTAGCCATTGATATTAACCCAACTATTAAAAATACAGCAAAAGACGAAGAGGATTTTGATAATGTACAGGATAGTATAGAATTTAAAGAGCTAATAAAGTAA
- a CDS encoding GGDEF domain-containing protein, whose protein sequence is MLKEDLIELQRKISILRVEGKYKETIENCYELIESGEQVKDYKSILVGYMNLVASYYSIGDIEAAFSSLEIYKEICDKHGDGQDILFSYNSLFLLYEYNKDLDKAKNTLEKSIALGKELKKYNIVSNGYSNYSHICMMEEDYTKALEMANIGLEMAKLHRPSTPILELRVKLNIAKALIELKDFESSKSLIVEMINDSILDLFIREKANCYELQGYWYSKQQLYSQAFQSFSQAKEFVEISNDIYLLKSIQEERCKLCELLGDINSAYKIQKEYISLLNDISKTELAQAALKLEIKYRIDSMKKRANTDYLTGIYNRDYMETTANKFLKCAYKNNESIICIVFDIDNFKAINDHYGHLFGDEVIKKVSVACSSILREIDLFARFGGDEFVIILKGIALENGEKKAEQILKTVRNLNINKEGKKIPITISIGVTDNLTCAALYFNELFNVADLRLYRAKNSGRNRVCAVN, encoded by the coding sequence ATGCTGAAAGAAGATTTGATTGAACTTCAACGAAAAATTTCTATATTAAGGGTTGAAGGAAAATACAAAGAAACAATTGAAAATTGCTATGAGCTTATTGAAAGTGGAGAGCAAGTAAAAGATTACAAATCTATCTTAGTTGGCTATATGAATTTGGTGGCTTCATACTATTCTATTGGGGACATTGAAGCAGCATTTAGCAGTCTTGAGATTTACAAAGAAATTTGTGATAAACATGGCGATGGACAAGACATATTATTCTCATACAATTCACTATTTTTACTATATGAATATAATAAGGATTTAGACAAAGCAAAGAATACCCTAGAAAAAAGTATCGCTTTAGGTAAAGAATTAAAGAAATACAATATTGTGAGCAATGGATATAGTAATTATAGTCATATATGTATGATGGAGGAAGACTATACTAAAGCATTAGAAATGGCGAATATAGGTCTTGAAATGGCAAAACTACATAGGCCATCTACTCCTATTTTAGAACTTAGAGTTAAATTAAACATTGCTAAAGCATTAATAGAATTAAAGGACTTCGAATCTTCAAAATCACTAATTGTGGAAATGATAAATGATTCCATTTTAGATTTATTTATAAGAGAAAAAGCAAATTGTTATGAGTTACAAGGATATTGGTACAGTAAGCAACAATTATATAGCCAAGCTTTCCAATCTTTTTCTCAGGCAAAAGAATTTGTTGAAATATCCAATGATATTTATTTATTAAAATCTATTCAAGAAGAAAGATGCAAATTATGCGAACTGTTGGGTGATATAAATTCAGCATATAAAATTCAAAAGGAATACATATCTCTTCTCAATGACATTAGCAAAACAGAACTTGCACAAGCGGCTCTAAAACTTGAAATTAAATATAGAATAGATTCCATGAAAAAGAGAGCCAATACTGATTATTTAACGGGTATATATAATCGTGATTATATGGAAACTACTGCAAATAAATTTTTAAAGTGTGCATATAAAAATAATGAAAGTATAATATGTATAGTCTTTGACATAGATAATTTTAAAGCTATTAATGATCATTATGGCCATCTTTTTGGAGATGAAGTTATAAAAAAGGTAAGTGTGGCTTGTTCTAGTATTCTTCGGGAAATTGATTTATTTGCTCGTTTTGGTGGAGATGAATTTGTTATTATTCTAAAGGGAATAGCTCTAGAAAATGGAGAAAAGAAGGCAGAACAAATTTTAAAAACAGTAAGAAATTTGAATATAAATAAGGAAGGCAAGAAAATTCCCATAACGATTAGTATTGGAGTCACAGATAATTTAACTTGCGCTGCGCTATATTTTAATGAATTATTTAATGTTGCAGATTTAAGACTTTATAGGGCAAAAAACAGTGGTAGAAATAGAGTTTGTGCAGTTAATTAA
- a CDS encoding polysaccharide deacetylase family protein has product MKLSKNPFIIITTIAIFILCLGLTYGINRLRSSSGIKIPEVINEQIKLTPEPSDKLAVYDNLKIEEKIYKSSSVFKVNNSKIPILMYHSISYEKGNSLRLSKENFRMQMKYLKDNNYTTLTVDELYSYMQTGKMIPDKPIIITFDDGYKDNYTNAYPILKELGLKATVFVITGAIDTEKDFLTSDEIKFLDSNNIRIESHTVAHEHLDKISYSDNIKTMTSSKAKLEKILNRKINYLAYPYGGYTEDTIKAAKESGYKLAFSTDMSWINKNNNIYSLGRIFVNANFSFNEFKVKLNP; this is encoded by the coding sequence ATGAAATTAAGTAAAAACCCATTTATTATAATTACAACAATAGCAATCTTTATATTGTGTTTAGGACTAACTTATGGGATTAATAGGTTAAGATCTTCTAGTGGAATAAAAATACCGGAAGTAATTAATGAACAAATTAAATTGACACCAGAGCCCTCAGATAAATTGGCTGTGTATGATAATTTAAAAATCGAAGAAAAAATTTATAAATCATCATCTGTTTTCAAGGTGAATAATAGTAAAATACCAATACTTATGTATCATTCTATTAGTTATGAAAAAGGAAATTCTCTAAGACTTTCCAAAGAAAACTTTAGAATGCAAATGAAATATCTCAAAGATAATAATTATACAACTTTAACTGTGGATGAACTTTATAGTTATATGCAAACAGGTAAAATGATACCTGATAAACCCATAATCATAACCTTTGACGATGGCTATAAAGATAACTACACTAATGCATACCCTATATTAAAGGAATTAGGATTAAAAGCAACTGTGTTTGTAATTACTGGTGCCATAGATACTGAGAAAGATTTTTTAACATCTGATGAAATAAAATTCCTAGATTCAAACAATATAAGAATAGAAAGCCACACAGTTGCCCATGAACATTTAGATAAGATATCCTATAGTGATAATATAAAAACAATGACCTCTTCAAAAGCTAAATTAGAAAAAATATTAAACAGAAAAATAAATTACTTAGCATATCCTTATGGAGGATATACGGAAGACACAATAAAAGCTGCAAAAGAATCCGGTTATAAGTTAGCTTTTTCAACAGATATGAGTTGGATAAATAAAAACAATAATATTTATTCATTAGGCAGAATTTTTGTTAATGCAAATTTCAGTTTTAATGAGTTCAAAGTAAAGTTGAATCCATAA
- a CDS encoding MarR family winged helix-turn-helix transcriptional regulator — MDITKRHISKICRVSHRYASLRLQGTNIGTSEYECLHYISKNTGISQENLRSFLNIDKSAVARMVANLEEKGYLYRLQDENDKRSKNLFITDKAIHVKNKSSSVESFFYEWLLEDINEEEKKIFLKVLNDLYIKSKKERVEGFINIKKRDVNFYGKAND, encoded by the coding sequence ATGGATATAACAAAAAGGCATATATCAAAAATTTGTCGTGTATCACATAGATACGCAAGCTTGCGCCTGCAAGGGACTAATATTGGAACCTCTGAGTATGAATGTCTACATTATATAAGTAAAAATACGGGCATTAGTCAAGAAAATTTGCGCAGCTTTTTAAATATTGATAAATCTGCGGTGGCACGAATGGTTGCGAACCTTGAAGAAAAGGGATATCTATATAGATTGCAAGACGAAAATGACAAGCGATCCAAAAATCTTTTTATAACAGATAAGGCAATCCATGTTAAAAATAAGTCTTCTTCCGTGGAATCCTTTTTCTATGAATGGCTCCTTGAAGACATCAATGAGGAAGAAAAGAAGATATTTTTAAAGGTGCTCAATGATCTTTATATAAAAAGTAAAAAGGAACGTGTAGAAGGCTTTATAAATATAAAGAAAAGAGATGTTAATTTTTATGGCAAAGCTAACGATTAA
- a CDS encoding ABC transporter ATP-binding protein: MRNSSVKNAIIVVLRKNIKIDILLVFAVCGVVIASLIPPQLLKYIVDHNLVPKSNEGLLPIGITYLAVLLFIGIFDFVKDAVLTVLGQKITSEIRLDMMEKLKKTNAMFFSENGTGTIVSRFTNDVDAINSLFTSGIIGMMVDCLKIFGIVISIWLFSSKLGGVTLILLPVIYIITRIFQKRMLKAQIENRIYVGKVNNHISESLKNVQMIKSYSKEGYMEENYISYLLDNYKTVEKVNFYDSVFSPIIQLTRAMVIGFIVILSSKRLNYFGISLGMIAASIDLISNLFAPIENLGMELQNIQQAVSGIHRVNDFYSLPEDQRKNNELKAVDIIPSRQDIRLSFNDVTFQYEEGIDILQNISLDLDPQEKVTFVGRTGVGKSTLFKLVMGFLKPSDGNITINGIDVYNIANSEKRKIFGYVDQGFHIIDGTVAEQISLQDESITKEQIENALEFVGLTDYVAGLEMGIDTQVNSHSLFSQGQKQLLAIARAIVTDPPILLLDEITANLDSITEENFIAVLQKASHSHTILSITHRVSSMIAGGTVAILENGMIKNTGSPEMLLQNDAWYRNHIALEKLTWK; this comes from the coding sequence ATGAGGAATAGTTCCGTAAAAAACGCTATTATTGTGGTGCTTAGGAAAAACATAAAAATTGATATATTATTGGTCTTTGCTGTTTGTGGTGTTGTTATAGCAAGCCTGATTCCTCCCCAACTTTTGAAATATATTGTTGATCATAACCTTGTACCCAAAAGCAATGAGGGTCTACTTCCTATAGGGATTACCTACCTTGCAGTGCTATTATTTATTGGTATATTTGATTTTGTTAAAGACGCTGTACTCACAGTTTTAGGTCAAAAAATCACCAGTGAAATTCGTTTGGACATGATGGAAAAACTAAAAAAAACAAATGCTATGTTCTTTTCCGAAAATGGAACGGGCACCATTGTTTCAAGGTTCACTAATGATGTGGATGCAATTAACTCGCTATTTACCAGCGGTATTATTGGAATGATGGTTGACTGCCTCAAAATTTTTGGAATTGTAATTTCAATCTGGTTATTTAGCTCAAAACTTGGTGGTGTTACTCTCATACTGCTACCTGTCATTTATATAATTACTCGGATTTTTCAAAAGAGAATGCTAAAGGCGCAAATAGAAAATCGAATTTACGTTGGCAAGGTAAATAATCACATTTCAGAAAGCTTGAAGAATGTTCAGATGATTAAGTCTTACAGTAAAGAGGGCTACATGGAAGAAAACTATATTTCCTATTTGCTAGATAACTACAAAACCGTGGAGAAAGTAAATTTTTATGATTCTGTATTTTCTCCCATCATTCAACTTACCCGTGCTATGGTCATTGGGTTTATTGTGATATTATCCTCAAAGAGGCTGAACTATTTTGGTATATCCCTAGGCATGATTGCAGCCTCCATTGACTTAATCTCAAATTTATTTGCACCCATTGAAAACCTGGGTATGGAGCTTCAAAATATTCAACAAGCAGTATCTGGTATTCATAGGGTGAATGATTTTTATAGTTTGCCTGAGGACCAACGTAAAAACAATGAACTTAAAGCAGTGGATATTATTCCAAGTCGCCAGGATATTAGACTATCCTTTAATGATGTAACCTTTCAATATGAAGAAGGTATTGATATTCTGCAAAACATTTCTCTTGATTTAGACCCTCAAGAAAAAGTTACCTTTGTAGGTAGAACAGGTGTTGGAAAATCTACACTATTCAAGTTGGTTATGGGATTCTTAAAGCCTTCAGATGGAAATATCACAATAAATGGAATTGATGTTTATAACATAGCTAACTCCGAGAAGCGCAAAATATTCGGATATGTTGATCAGGGCTTCCATATTATAGACGGCACAGTGGCTGAGCAAATTAGTCTTCAAGATGAAAGCATTACAAAGGAGCAAATTGAAAATGCTCTGGAATTTGTGGGACTAACTGATTATGTGGCCGGCTTAGAAATGGGTATCGATACACAAGTAAATAGCCATTCCCTTTTTTCACAAGGACAGAAGCAACTCCTTGCTATTGCAAGAGCCATTGTGACTGACCCACCTATTTTACTTCTTGATGAAATCACTGCTAATCTTGATTCTATAACAGAAGAAAATTTTATAGCTGTATTGCAAAAGGCAAGCCATTCTCACACTATATTGTCCATTACTCACCGCGTATCATCAATGATTGCCGGAGGTACTGTGGCTATTCTAGAAAATGGCATGATTAAAAATACAGGGTCTCCTGAGATGCTTTTACAAAATGATGCTTGGTATCGCAATCATATTGCACTGGAAAAGTTGACTTGGAAGTAA
- a CDS encoding cation-transporting P-type ATPase translates to METYGLNAMKPKKSNSVLKLLLSQFKSPIILILFFAIGLSFFLKDTVDALIILAIVLGSGLLGFWQEYGTSNAVEKPLALVQIKATVLRNGLSKEISVEEIVPGDVVILKAGDMVPGDCLIIESNSLFIEETTLTDETYPLEKETGILAVGLTPYYLP, encoded by the coding sequence TTGGAGACATATGGTTTAAATGCAATGAAGCCTAAAAAGAGCAATAGTGTGTTAAAACTTTTGCTCTCTCAGTTTAAAAGCCCAATCATATTAATTTTGTTTTTTGCTATTGGCTTATCTTTTTTTCTTAAAGATACTGTGGATGCATTAATTATATTAGCAATCGTACTAGGCAGCGGATTGCTTGGTTTTTGGCAAGAATATGGAACCAGTAACGCAGTGGAGAAACCTTTGGCCTTGGTGCAAATTAAGGCAACGGTGCTTCGTAATGGTTTATCCAAGGAAATAAGTGTGGAAGAAATCGTACCGGGAGATGTGGTTATATTAAAAGCAGGGGATATGGTACCTGGGGATTGCCTCATCATAGAGTCCAATTCGCTATTTATAGAAGAAACTACTTTGACCGATGAAACCTACCCACTTGAAAAAGAGACAGGAATACTGGCAGTTGGATTGACACCATACTACCTGCCATAA